Proteins found in one Cervus canadensis isolate Bull #8, Minnesota chromosome 24, ASM1932006v1, whole genome shotgun sequence genomic segment:
- the SPATA3 gene encoding spermatogenesis-associated protein 3, translating to MKKGKRKKSETRRRGSTSQRASSESTPQQQSSESSSQQPVSGSSPRPPSPKPTAQLPNPGSATQAPNPAPAPPPPSPGPTTQRPSSGSTSQHSSNSTPPKSAPRALPAPEVSHSHSARDIVSPDPNPKASSRSRKAAGPLVRVGPRAFCSCSVCPGSSACWRRLGLCHSRIFDVLLPRAWPTMSGRGFPNLLTFYRRPSRKHSTHRNSRAPSPRNCCCGSGSPRSCLLHP from the exons ATGAAGAAGGGCAAGAGGAAGAAGTCAGAAACCAGGCGCCGGGGCTCCACCTCCCAGCGCGCCAGCTCCGAATCCACCCCCCAGCAGCAGAGCTCGGAGTCCAGTTCCCAGCAGCCCGTCTCCGGATCCAGCCCGCGGCCACCCAGCCCCAAGCCCACCGCGCAGCTGCCCAACCCGGGGTCGGCCACCCAGGCGCCCAACCCAGCGCCCGCCCCACCGCCCCCCAGCCCGGGGCCCACCACGCAGCGGCCCAGCTCGGGGAGCACCTCACAGCACAGCAGCAACTCCACCCCCCCGAAGTCTGCACCCCGAGCCCTCCCAGCTCCAGAAGTCAGCCACAGCCACTCGGCTCGGGACATCGTGTCTCCAGACCCCAACCCCAAAGCATCCTCTCGGTCCAGGAAAGCAG CAGGGCCTCTGGTTCGAGTGGGCCCGCGCGCATTCTGTTCCTGTTCCGTTTGCCCTGGCAGTTCTGCTTGCTGGCGCCGTCTGGGCCTCTGCCACAGCCGCATCTTTGATGTCCTTCTGCCTCGGGCCTGGCCGACCATGTCAGGGAGAGGATTCCCAAACCTCCTCACCTTTTACAG AAGACCTTCAAGAAAACATTCCACTCATCGTAATTCGCGTGCTCCGAGCCCTCGGAACTGTTGCTGTGGCTCTGGGAGCCCTAGGAGCTGCCTACTACATCCTTGA